A genomic stretch from Alosa sapidissima isolate fAloSap1 chromosome 3, fAloSap1.pri, whole genome shotgun sequence includes:
- the LOC121704961 gene encoding uncharacterized protein LOC121704961 isoform X2, whose translation MTQQLECRGLCCRKCGVKITPKPWRSLATKHPSTNPLLPLSPQSLHNSSARILVGRGGSILCSPREEACVRATEKHQVPLVLPGAALPGMDEPGTEEEPRCDSIIAQEEGDESEEFSPNCMDFYLSKVSHNTRPFVGVCLGKGEDLSESQDDDCAWTPSRSQKRRKRQRKKAEPTKERWNERWREGGRGGGREVPQRGRARGDMRERRSRRILSEPSEPASSSDECPRTSRAHHRWNPNPWDPSPGRRHRFQPHRLSPPPAFADRKAPLWESPSLDSLGSLLSQSPDGRGSTDTSSTRTPGGGDSAHTHHSTQVQLGSCSSCCPSEQSPSSSHSNTPDSAQSYSLSERSSDSFPLDHGSPLCCLCPGFPGNTVSGSSTCSLDRSVTTVSSSCWNGHSDSRCFRAKLDGSLSRVCVRSTVPYTYGSTETGTTSDSCCTLSRSFDAVDGSALPGLCGRPRTDRSKDYSVDTSSLSLRSSTDATCTSTSSAYTVTRSFDSLCAEDVDSERCSDSHTNSSSTLKPRRRFDSSTVKGSSDSLCTNDDSDSSYVCMNRGKGPCLGVETNSDSRCSSSETVFRSDSSCNTVRRSFDSLCVNDESESVYVCMNGRGGSNASYSSTETARDSDSSLYSVERSLDSPYLSERVVALCTCPVEMEASQTSTERSVHSLYLSDSTTALCTCPVETEASQSSMEVYPNLYCSETDNGVTSAMTSVVTSDPSVCDSSCGVDSDSLSTSAVAEWGSVSLDDSERSASESTPGNHGNSSDSLYQAVLDSPTSSPGNSAERDSADALAQTLEAGMQLDSPAHLASHLEWVLKDLRGVVTQSDRRLVSPFFRELVRETGDDRDREKTSANEGFLFHPQKLLQPRNLMYREGQQYSLLQHIQNGSYGDVFSAVDLNTGFKCAAKKVPLCSFSWEEVGTWSGLSSPRVLQLFGAVREGPNIVLFMDLKTGSLAQLLRCRGRLPEDLSLHYHVQVLEALEHLHRRRVLHLDVKVDNVLLSEDGRDCFLCDFGLSEMLDTNGQAPRAFRGYGLRGTETHMAPEVAKGDARGAKADVWSSCCMLLHMLNGCHPWTRYYAHPLCLTIVSEEPPLREVPGSCHPLTALVFRAGLVKDPGRRASATELKERSSDALRAVGGVSSTITYPPTHPPVEPSAEAKIPPAPECPSATSQEAPPPPRGCDITSCCGDSPQPLVHWLSTWRERAQEEEGSDSEDGERHSEEEWSEVEGRREKWEEEESEEEEGSDLESLRGKASDWMEEEEEWEPFHRLQILYGPKQHTHTHSHTPSHTDQTESEEEALMKGPGLNSVSLPRPPRSQNRALIPLNTSEHQFDSSEKESDWSDDLSSGVFSSYNSQTDRENFSVDWLVSTNQPPSCCIEGLGVDIWIEDFSGERFRIRERPQVKVGHVAMGISDQISVRMFSLATLDGKLVRPEEEVQESGTWLQCVPALDDCPAWTWRIRDGQLEERR comes from the exons ATGACACAGCAACTTGAGTGTCGGGGCCTGTGTTGTAGGAAGTGTGGGGTAAAAATAACACCGAAGCCTTGGAGAAGTCTGGCTACTAAGCATCCTTCCACTAATCCCCTACTGCCATTGTCTCCTCAGAGCCTCCACAACAGCAG TGCCAGGATCCTGGTGGGAAGGGGAGGCTCCATTCTGTGCTCCCCCAGGGAGGAGGCTTGCGTGCGGGCCACGGAGAAGCACCAAGTGCCCCTGGTCCTGCCCGGAGCTGCGCTACCTGGCATGGACGAGCCTGGCACTGAGGAGGAGCCGCGCTGCGACTCCATCATCGCCCAGGAGGAAG GCGACGAGTCTGAGGAGTTCAGTCCCAACTGCATGGATTTCTATCTGAGCAAAGTCTCTCACAACaccag GCCCTTTGTGGGGGTTTGTTTGGGAAAGGGAGAGGATCTCTCCGAGTCCCAGGACGATGACTGTGCCTGGACCCCCAGCCGCAGCCAGAAGAGGcgcaagagacagaggaagaaggCAGAGCCCACCAAGGAGCGCTGGaacgagagatggagggagggagggagagggggaggaagagaggtgcCACAGAGGGGTAGAGCAAGGGGtgacatgagagagaggaggagcagaaggaTCCTGTCCGAGCCTAGTGAGCCGGCCAGCAGCAGCGATGAATGCCCACGCACCTCCAGAGCCCACCACAGGTGGAACCCCAATCCATGGGACCCAAGCCCAGGGAGGAGGCACCGATTTCAGCCTCACAGACTCAGTCCACCCCCCGCCTTTGCCGACCGCAAGGCCCCTCTCTGGGAGTCCCCCAGCCTGGACAGCCTCGGCAGCCTCCTCTCCCAGAGTCCAGATGGCAGAGGCAGCACAGACACCTCCAGCACACGCACGCCAGGGGGCGGAgactccgcacacacacaccacagcactcAGGTCCAGCTCGGCTCCTGTTCCTCCTGCTGTCCGTCGGAGCAGAGCCCCAGCTCGTCCCACTCCAACACCCCCGACTCCGCTCAGAGCTACAGCCTCTCGGAACGGAGCTCTGACTCATTCCCCCTGGACCATGGCTCACCGCTGTGCTGTTTGTGTCCAGGTTTCCCCGGCAACACAGTTTCCGGTTCCTCCACCTGTAGCTTGGATAGGAGTGTCACGACTGTGTCGTCATCGTGCTGGAACGGTCACTCAGATTCTAGATGCTTCCGTGCCAAGCTGGACGGAAGCCTCAGCCGCGTGTGTGTTCGGAGCACCGTCCCGTACACCTACGGCAGCACAGAGACTGGGACGACGTCCGACTCGTGTTGCACACTGTCCAGAAGCTTTGATGCTGTGGACGGCTCGGCCTTGCCTGGTCTGTGTGGGAGACCGAGGACGGACAGGTCGAAGGACTACAGCGTGGACACGTCGTCTTTGTCCCTCCGCAGCAGCACTGACGCCACCTGCACGTCCACCTCTTCTGCCTACACGGTGACGCGCAGCTTCGACTCGCTGTGTGCAGAGGACGTCGACTCTGAACGCTGTTCTGACTCTCACACAAACTCTAGCAGCACTCTCAAGCCGAGGAGAAGATTTGACTCCTCGACCGTGAAGGGCAGTTCTGACTCCCTCTGTACGAACGACGACTCGGACTCCTCTTACGTGTGTATGAACAGGGGGAAGGGCCCCTGCTTGGGCGTCGAGACTAACTCGGACTCGAGGTGTAGTAGCAGTGAGACGGTCTTTCGCTCGGACTCGTCCTGCAACACCGTGCGGCGGAGCTTCGACTCGCTGTGCGTGAACGATGAATCGGAGTCTGTGTACGTCTGCATGAATGGACGAGGAGGCTCCAACGCATCGTACAGCAGCACAGAGACGGCCAGGGACTCCGACTCGTCACTGTACAGCGTGGAGAGAAGCCTGGACTCCCCCTATCTGAGCGAGAGGGTTGTGGCCCTGTGTACCTGTCCTGTCGAGATGGAGGCCTCTCAGACGAGCACAGAGAGAAGCGtccactctctctatctaaGTGACAGCACTACCGCTCTGTGTACCTGTCCTGTTGAGACAGAGGCCTCCCAAAGTAGCATGGAGGTGTATCCCAACCTCTACTGCAGCGAGACGGACAATGGGGTCACCTCGGCGATGACCTCTGtggtgacctctgacccctccgTGTGTGACTCGTCATGCGGGGTCGACTCAGACTCTCTCAGCACCTCGGCCGTTGCGGAGTGGGGCTCGGTCTCCCTCGACGACAGCGAGAGGAGTGCTTCGGAATCCACTCCCGGTAACCATGGCAACTCATCGGACTCACTGTACCAGGCGGTGCTGGACTCGCCCACCTCGTCGCCCGGTAACAGTGCGGAGAGGGACTCCGCTGACGCTCTCGCGCAGACGCTGGAGGCGGGGATGCAGCTGGACTCGCCGGCCCACCTGGCCAGCCACCTGGAGTGGGTTCTGAAGGACCTCCGTGGCGTGGTGACCCAGTCGGACCGGCGCCTGGTGTCGCCCTTCTTCAGGGAACTGGTGAGAGAGACAGGCGAcgacagggacagagagaagactAGCGCCAACGAGGGCTTTCTCTTCCATCCCCAGAAG CTTCTGCAGCCCAGGAACCTGATGTACCGTGAGGGTCAGCAGTACTCTCTGCTCCAGCACATTCAGAACGGCTCTTACGGAGACGTCTTCAGTGCTGTGGACCTCAACACTGGATTCAAGTGTGCGGCCAAAAAG GTGCCGCTCTGTAGTTTCAGCTGGGAAGAGGTGGGCACGTGGAGTGGCCTGAGCTCTCCTCGCGTCCTCCAGCTGTTTGGAGCTGTGAGGGAAGGACCCAACATCGTCCTCTTTATGGACCTCAAGACAG gctCCCTGGCTCAGCTGCTGAGGTGTCGGGGTCGTCTCCCTGAGGACTTGAGTCTGCACTACCACGTCCAGGTGCTGGAGGCCCTGGAGCACCTGCACAGGCGACGCGTGCTGCACCTGGACGTCAAAG tggACAATGTGCTGCTATCTGAGGATGGGAGAGACTGCTTCCTGTGCGACTTTGGACTCTCAGAGATGCTGGACACCAATGGACAGGCACCTAGAGCATTCCggg GATACGGCCTGCGGGGGACAGAGACCCACATGGCACCTGAGGTGGCGAAGGGGGATGCGCGCGGGGCCAAGGCCGACGTCTGGAGCAGCTGCTGCATGTTGCTCCACATGCTCAATGGCTGCCACCCCTGGACCCGCTACTATGCCCACCCACTCTGCCTCACC ATAGTGAGTGAGGAGCCGCCACTGAGGGAGGTCCCCGGTTCCTGCCACCCGCTGACGGCGCTGGTGTTCCGGGCCGGCCTGGTCAAGGACCCTGGGAGGAGGGCCTCCGCCACCGAGCTCAAGGAGAGGAGCAGCGACGCCCTCAGGGCAG TGGGTGGAGTATCCAGCACCATAACTTACCCACCAACTCACCCACCTGTGGAACCCTCTGCTGAAGCGAAAATCCCTCCAGCCCCAGAATGCCCGTCTGCAACCTCCCAGGAAGCCCCTCCTCCTCCGCGAGGctgtgacatcacttcctgttgcGGCGACAGCCCCCAGCCCCTGGTGCACTGGCTGAGCAcctggagggagagagcgcaggaggaggagggaagtgacagcgaggatggagagagacactccgaggaggagtggagtgaggtggagggaaggagagagaagtgggaggaagaggagagtgaggaagaggaggggagcgATCTGGAGAGCCTGCGGGGGAAGGCCAGCGactggatggaggaggaagaggagtgggAGCCCTTCCACCGGCTGCAGATCCTCTACGGgcccaaacaacacacacacactcactcacacacaccctcgcacACAGACCAGACTGAGTCAGAGGAGGAAGCACtcatgaaag GACCCGGTTTGAACAGTGTGTCTCTGCCACGCCCCCCTCGATCACAGAACCGTGCCTTAATCCCACTCAACACATCAGAACACCAGTTTGATTCCTCTGAAAAG GAGTCTGATTGGTCAGATGACCTTAGCTCAGGGGTGTTCTCATCCTATAACAGCCAGACTGACAGAGAGAACTTCAGTGTTGATTGGCTGGTTTCCACCAATCAGCCGCCATCCTGTTGCATTgaag GTTTAGGGGTGGACATCTGGATCGAGGACTTCAGTGGAGAGCGCTTCAGGATCCGAGAGAGACCACAGGTGAAGGTGGGACACGTTGCCATGGGGATCAGTGACCAG aTCTCTGTGCGGATGTTTAGCCTGGCCACCCTGGACGGGAAGCTGGTCCGGCCCgaggaggaggtgcaggagTCGGGCACCTGGCTCCAGTGTGTCCCCGCCCTGGACGACTGCCCCGCCTGGACCTGGAGGATCAGGGACGGACaactggaggagaggagatga
- the LOC121704961 gene encoding uncharacterized protein LOC121704961 isoform X1 yields MTQQLECRGLCCRKCGVKITPKPWRSLATKHPSTNPLLPLSPQSLHNSRSLTPASRPLNTLTHTRQPDQLHGKSARILVGRGGSILCSPREEACVRATEKHQVPLVLPGAALPGMDEPGTEEEPRCDSIIAQEEGDESEEFSPNCMDFYLSKVSHNTRPFVGVCLGKGEDLSESQDDDCAWTPSRSQKRRKRQRKKAEPTKERWNERWREGGRGGGREVPQRGRARGDMRERRSRRILSEPSEPASSSDECPRTSRAHHRWNPNPWDPSPGRRHRFQPHRLSPPPAFADRKAPLWESPSLDSLGSLLSQSPDGRGSTDTSSTRTPGGGDSAHTHHSTQVQLGSCSSCCPSEQSPSSSHSNTPDSAQSYSLSERSSDSFPLDHGSPLCCLCPGFPGNTVSGSSTCSLDRSVTTVSSSCWNGHSDSRCFRAKLDGSLSRVCVRSTVPYTYGSTETGTTSDSCCTLSRSFDAVDGSALPGLCGRPRTDRSKDYSVDTSSLSLRSSTDATCTSTSSAYTVTRSFDSLCAEDVDSERCSDSHTNSSSTLKPRRRFDSSTVKGSSDSLCTNDDSDSSYVCMNRGKGPCLGVETNSDSRCSSSETVFRSDSSCNTVRRSFDSLCVNDESESVYVCMNGRGGSNASYSSTETARDSDSSLYSVERSLDSPYLSERVVALCTCPVEMEASQTSTERSVHSLYLSDSTTALCTCPVETEASQSSMEVYPNLYCSETDNGVTSAMTSVVTSDPSVCDSSCGVDSDSLSTSAVAEWGSVSLDDSERSASESTPGNHGNSSDSLYQAVLDSPTSSPGNSAERDSADALAQTLEAGMQLDSPAHLASHLEWVLKDLRGVVTQSDRRLVSPFFRELVRETGDDRDREKTSANEGFLFHPQKLLQPRNLMYREGQQYSLLQHIQNGSYGDVFSAVDLNTGFKCAAKKVPLCSFSWEEVGTWSGLSSPRVLQLFGAVREGPNIVLFMDLKTGSLAQLLRCRGRLPEDLSLHYHVQVLEALEHLHRRRVLHLDVKVDNVLLSEDGRDCFLCDFGLSEMLDTNGQAPRAFRGYGLRGTETHMAPEVAKGDARGAKADVWSSCCMLLHMLNGCHPWTRYYAHPLCLTIVSEEPPLREVPGSCHPLTALVFRAGLVKDPGRRASATELKERSSDALRAVGGVSSTITYPPTHPPVEPSAEAKIPPAPECPSATSQEAPPPPRGCDITSCCGDSPQPLVHWLSTWRERAQEEEGSDSEDGERHSEEEWSEVEGRREKWEEEESEEEEGSDLESLRGKASDWMEEEEEWEPFHRLQILYGPKQHTHTHSHTPSHTDQTESEEEALMKGPGLNSVSLPRPPRSQNRALIPLNTSEHQFDSSEKESDWSDDLSSGVFSSYNSQTDRENFSVDWLVSTNQPPSCCIEGLGVDIWIEDFSGERFRIRERPQVKVGHVAMGISDQISVRMFSLATLDGKLVRPEEEVQESGTWLQCVPALDDCPAWTWRIRDGQLEERR; encoded by the exons ATGACACAGCAACTTGAGTGTCGGGGCCTGTGTTGTAGGAAGTGTGGGGTAAAAATAACACCGAAGCCTTGGAGAAGTCTGGCTACTAAGCATCCTTCCACTAATCCCCTACTGCCATTGTCTCCTCAGAGCCTCCACAACAGCAG ATCCTTAACACCAGCCAGCCGGCCActcaacacactcactcatacccGGCAGCCAGACCAACTGCATGGAAAAAG TGCCAGGATCCTGGTGGGAAGGGGAGGCTCCATTCTGTGCTCCCCCAGGGAGGAGGCTTGCGTGCGGGCCACGGAGAAGCACCAAGTGCCCCTGGTCCTGCCCGGAGCTGCGCTACCTGGCATGGACGAGCCTGGCACTGAGGAGGAGCCGCGCTGCGACTCCATCATCGCCCAGGAGGAAG GCGACGAGTCTGAGGAGTTCAGTCCCAACTGCATGGATTTCTATCTGAGCAAAGTCTCTCACAACaccag GCCCTTTGTGGGGGTTTGTTTGGGAAAGGGAGAGGATCTCTCCGAGTCCCAGGACGATGACTGTGCCTGGACCCCCAGCCGCAGCCAGAAGAGGcgcaagagacagaggaagaaggCAGAGCCCACCAAGGAGCGCTGGaacgagagatggagggagggagggagagggggaggaagagaggtgcCACAGAGGGGTAGAGCAAGGGGtgacatgagagagaggaggagcagaaggaTCCTGTCCGAGCCTAGTGAGCCGGCCAGCAGCAGCGATGAATGCCCACGCACCTCCAGAGCCCACCACAGGTGGAACCCCAATCCATGGGACCCAAGCCCAGGGAGGAGGCACCGATTTCAGCCTCACAGACTCAGTCCACCCCCCGCCTTTGCCGACCGCAAGGCCCCTCTCTGGGAGTCCCCCAGCCTGGACAGCCTCGGCAGCCTCCTCTCCCAGAGTCCAGATGGCAGAGGCAGCACAGACACCTCCAGCACACGCACGCCAGGGGGCGGAgactccgcacacacacaccacagcactcAGGTCCAGCTCGGCTCCTGTTCCTCCTGCTGTCCGTCGGAGCAGAGCCCCAGCTCGTCCCACTCCAACACCCCCGACTCCGCTCAGAGCTACAGCCTCTCGGAACGGAGCTCTGACTCATTCCCCCTGGACCATGGCTCACCGCTGTGCTGTTTGTGTCCAGGTTTCCCCGGCAACACAGTTTCCGGTTCCTCCACCTGTAGCTTGGATAGGAGTGTCACGACTGTGTCGTCATCGTGCTGGAACGGTCACTCAGATTCTAGATGCTTCCGTGCCAAGCTGGACGGAAGCCTCAGCCGCGTGTGTGTTCGGAGCACCGTCCCGTACACCTACGGCAGCACAGAGACTGGGACGACGTCCGACTCGTGTTGCACACTGTCCAGAAGCTTTGATGCTGTGGACGGCTCGGCCTTGCCTGGTCTGTGTGGGAGACCGAGGACGGACAGGTCGAAGGACTACAGCGTGGACACGTCGTCTTTGTCCCTCCGCAGCAGCACTGACGCCACCTGCACGTCCACCTCTTCTGCCTACACGGTGACGCGCAGCTTCGACTCGCTGTGTGCAGAGGACGTCGACTCTGAACGCTGTTCTGACTCTCACACAAACTCTAGCAGCACTCTCAAGCCGAGGAGAAGATTTGACTCCTCGACCGTGAAGGGCAGTTCTGACTCCCTCTGTACGAACGACGACTCGGACTCCTCTTACGTGTGTATGAACAGGGGGAAGGGCCCCTGCTTGGGCGTCGAGACTAACTCGGACTCGAGGTGTAGTAGCAGTGAGACGGTCTTTCGCTCGGACTCGTCCTGCAACACCGTGCGGCGGAGCTTCGACTCGCTGTGCGTGAACGATGAATCGGAGTCTGTGTACGTCTGCATGAATGGACGAGGAGGCTCCAACGCATCGTACAGCAGCACAGAGACGGCCAGGGACTCCGACTCGTCACTGTACAGCGTGGAGAGAAGCCTGGACTCCCCCTATCTGAGCGAGAGGGTTGTGGCCCTGTGTACCTGTCCTGTCGAGATGGAGGCCTCTCAGACGAGCACAGAGAGAAGCGtccactctctctatctaaGTGACAGCACTACCGCTCTGTGTACCTGTCCTGTTGAGACAGAGGCCTCCCAAAGTAGCATGGAGGTGTATCCCAACCTCTACTGCAGCGAGACGGACAATGGGGTCACCTCGGCGATGACCTCTGtggtgacctctgacccctccgTGTGTGACTCGTCATGCGGGGTCGACTCAGACTCTCTCAGCACCTCGGCCGTTGCGGAGTGGGGCTCGGTCTCCCTCGACGACAGCGAGAGGAGTGCTTCGGAATCCACTCCCGGTAACCATGGCAACTCATCGGACTCACTGTACCAGGCGGTGCTGGACTCGCCCACCTCGTCGCCCGGTAACAGTGCGGAGAGGGACTCCGCTGACGCTCTCGCGCAGACGCTGGAGGCGGGGATGCAGCTGGACTCGCCGGCCCACCTGGCCAGCCACCTGGAGTGGGTTCTGAAGGACCTCCGTGGCGTGGTGACCCAGTCGGACCGGCGCCTGGTGTCGCCCTTCTTCAGGGAACTGGTGAGAGAGACAGGCGAcgacagggacagagagaagactAGCGCCAACGAGGGCTTTCTCTTCCATCCCCAGAAG CTTCTGCAGCCCAGGAACCTGATGTACCGTGAGGGTCAGCAGTACTCTCTGCTCCAGCACATTCAGAACGGCTCTTACGGAGACGTCTTCAGTGCTGTGGACCTCAACACTGGATTCAAGTGTGCGGCCAAAAAG GTGCCGCTCTGTAGTTTCAGCTGGGAAGAGGTGGGCACGTGGAGTGGCCTGAGCTCTCCTCGCGTCCTCCAGCTGTTTGGAGCTGTGAGGGAAGGACCCAACATCGTCCTCTTTATGGACCTCAAGACAG gctCCCTGGCTCAGCTGCTGAGGTGTCGGGGTCGTCTCCCTGAGGACTTGAGTCTGCACTACCACGTCCAGGTGCTGGAGGCCCTGGAGCACCTGCACAGGCGACGCGTGCTGCACCTGGACGTCAAAG tggACAATGTGCTGCTATCTGAGGATGGGAGAGACTGCTTCCTGTGCGACTTTGGACTCTCAGAGATGCTGGACACCAATGGACAGGCACCTAGAGCATTCCggg GATACGGCCTGCGGGGGACAGAGACCCACATGGCACCTGAGGTGGCGAAGGGGGATGCGCGCGGGGCCAAGGCCGACGTCTGGAGCAGCTGCTGCATGTTGCTCCACATGCTCAATGGCTGCCACCCCTGGACCCGCTACTATGCCCACCCACTCTGCCTCACC ATAGTGAGTGAGGAGCCGCCACTGAGGGAGGTCCCCGGTTCCTGCCACCCGCTGACGGCGCTGGTGTTCCGGGCCGGCCTGGTCAAGGACCCTGGGAGGAGGGCCTCCGCCACCGAGCTCAAGGAGAGGAGCAGCGACGCCCTCAGGGCAG TGGGTGGAGTATCCAGCACCATAACTTACCCACCAACTCACCCACCTGTGGAACCCTCTGCTGAAGCGAAAATCCCTCCAGCCCCAGAATGCCCGTCTGCAACCTCCCAGGAAGCCCCTCCTCCTCCGCGAGGctgtgacatcacttcctgttgcGGCGACAGCCCCCAGCCCCTGGTGCACTGGCTGAGCAcctggagggagagagcgcaggaggaggagggaagtgacagcgaggatggagagagacactccgaggaggagtggagtgaggtggagggaaggagagagaagtgggaggaagaggagagtgaggaagaggaggggagcgATCTGGAGAGCCTGCGGGGGAAGGCCAGCGactggatggaggaggaagaggagtgggAGCCCTTCCACCGGCTGCAGATCCTCTACGGgcccaaacaacacacacacactcactcacacacaccctcgcacACAGACCAGACTGAGTCAGAGGAGGAAGCACtcatgaaag GACCCGGTTTGAACAGTGTGTCTCTGCCACGCCCCCCTCGATCACAGAACCGTGCCTTAATCCCACTCAACACATCAGAACACCAGTTTGATTCCTCTGAAAAG GAGTCTGATTGGTCAGATGACCTTAGCTCAGGGGTGTTCTCATCCTATAACAGCCAGACTGACAGAGAGAACTTCAGTGTTGATTGGCTGGTTTCCACCAATCAGCCGCCATCCTGTTGCATTgaag GTTTAGGGGTGGACATCTGGATCGAGGACTTCAGTGGAGAGCGCTTCAGGATCCGAGAGAGACCACAGGTGAAGGTGGGACACGTTGCCATGGGGATCAGTGACCAG aTCTCTGTGCGGATGTTTAGCCTGGCCACCCTGGACGGGAAGCTGGTCCGGCCCgaggaggaggtgcaggagTCGGGCACCTGGCTCCAGTGTGTCCCCGCCCTGGACGACTGCCCCGCCTGGACCTGGAGGATCAGGGACGGACaactggaggagaggagatga